One Actinospica robiniae DSM 44927 genomic region harbors:
- a CDS encoding purple acid phosphatase family protein, with translation MDESVVEESAGTDVDESGFSRRGFLAGAAGISAVALVGVGEGIALPEDAQAATAPSGPPTATLPLPTTTEPEQLLLTWGADPATSVTVSWSAPGTVAQPAPTLAYSTSPITAHNRGHLVKLPEPAPLDVTRRYQKASAVSFTDGLNGQTTYFYHVQLTGLEPDTRYYYEVSDGAAEASTAAASFETAPFGRAKYRFSSYGDLSTPSWDLNASGNIWHESCDNAYYAVNAVENPGDGGPAPLFHLLNGDLCYANLDIQNAPGVWRDFGVNVARSAANRPWMPALGNHETEFGVCDHAGHAGKAHGGIAAQGAAGNYWNGPYGYGHYLSRFLLPDNGVTNWDGNHLRGNFYSFQVGTVKFISLDADDVIYQDGGSAYLNAAADAAPETTSSGAQIPNGTVTYNHGYTGDLEIVEQDNSAVPDRRHGRPNLQTQWLERTLADARRDPGVDMIVVFMHQCALSTSLPGNGSDLGIRRAWLPLFDHYQVDLVLSGHEHDYERSYPVRGYDAGAHGTVVAPNPGQTAGDAVDTRRPKVATTQYSTVDGVPAWDTAAGTVYLVLGGGGTNGPTNTYGEDAATNMPQSKVITQRNAITGSQAAGFKRNAADSIEDAPWSAARNAGDAYGYAVFDVDPGKRRGETTITMQYFAVPAVSNESGSAHDGTTTMPTAPFEKFVFGRHISR, from the coding sequence ATGGATGAGTCAGTAGTTGAAGAATCAGCCGGGACCGACGTCGACGAGTCCGGCTTCTCCCGCCGCGGCTTCCTCGCCGGTGCCGCCGGGATCAGCGCCGTCGCCCTGGTCGGCGTCGGCGAGGGCATCGCGCTGCCCGAGGACGCGCAGGCCGCGACCGCGCCGTCCGGACCGCCCACCGCGACCCTGCCGCTGCCCACCACCACCGAGCCGGAGCAGCTCCTGCTGACCTGGGGCGCCGACCCGGCGACCTCGGTCACCGTGTCCTGGTCGGCTCCGGGCACCGTCGCCCAGCCCGCGCCGACGCTGGCCTATTCGACCTCGCCGATCACCGCGCACAACCGCGGCCACCTGGTCAAGCTGCCCGAGCCGGCGCCGCTCGACGTCACCCGCCGCTACCAGAAGGCCTCCGCGGTGAGCTTCACCGACGGCCTCAACGGCCAGACGACGTACTTCTACCACGTGCAGCTGACCGGTCTGGAGCCGGACACCCGGTACTACTACGAGGTGAGCGACGGCGCGGCCGAGGCGTCCACGGCGGCGGCGTCCTTCGAGACCGCCCCGTTCGGCCGGGCGAAGTACCGCTTCTCCAGCTACGGCGACCTGTCCACCCCGTCCTGGGACCTGAACGCCTCCGGCAACATCTGGCACGAGTCCTGCGACAACGCGTACTACGCGGTGAACGCCGTCGAGAACCCCGGCGACGGTGGCCCCGCGCCGCTGTTCCACCTGCTCAACGGAGACCTCTGCTACGCCAACCTGGACATCCAGAACGCGCCCGGCGTCTGGCGCGACTTCGGCGTCAACGTGGCCCGCTCGGCGGCGAACCGGCCGTGGATGCCCGCGCTGGGCAACCACGAGACCGAGTTCGGGGTCTGCGACCACGCCGGGCACGCCGGCAAGGCGCACGGCGGGATCGCGGCTCAGGGCGCGGCCGGCAACTACTGGAACGGCCCCTACGGCTACGGCCACTACTTGAGCCGGTTCCTGCTGCCGGACAACGGCGTGACCAACTGGGACGGCAACCACCTGCGGGGCAACTTCTACAGCTTCCAGGTCGGCACCGTGAAGTTCATCTCCCTGGACGCCGACGACGTCATCTACCAGGACGGCGGCTCCGCGTACCTCAACGCGGCCGCCGACGCCGCGCCCGAGACCACCTCCTCCGGCGCGCAGATCCCCAACGGCACGGTCACCTACAACCACGGGTACACCGGCGACCTGGAGATCGTGGAGCAGGACAACTCCGCGGTGCCGGACCGGCGGCACGGGCGGCCGAACCTGCAGACGCAGTGGCTCGAGCGGACCCTCGCGGACGCGCGCCGGGACCCGGGCGTGGACATGATCGTGGTGTTCATGCACCAGTGCGCGCTGTCCACCTCGCTCCCGGGCAACGGCTCGGACCTCGGCATCCGCCGGGCCTGGCTGCCGCTGTTCGACCACTACCAGGTGGACCTGGTGCTCTCCGGCCACGAGCACGACTACGAGCGCAGCTACCCGGTGCGCGGCTACGACGCCGGCGCGCACGGCACCGTGGTCGCCCCCAACCCGGGCCAGACGGCCGGCGACGCGGTCGACACCCGGCGGCCGAAGGTCGCGACGACGCAGTACTCCACCGTCGACGGCGTGCCGGCCTGGGACACCGCCGCCGGAACCGTGTACCTGGTGCTGGGCGGCGGCGGGACCAACGGCCCGACCAACACCTACGGCGAGGACGCGGCAACCAACATGCCGCAGTCCAAGGTCATCACCCAGCGCAACGCGATCACCGGCTCCCAGGCCGCCGGCTTCAAGCGCAACGCCGCCGACTCGATCGAGGACGCGCCGTGGTCCGCGGCCCGCAACGCCGGCGACGCGTACGGCTACGCGGTCTTCGACGTCGATCCCGGCAAGCGCCGCGGTGAGACCACCATCACCATGCAGTACTTCGCCGTGCCGGCCGTGAGCAACGAGTCCGGCTCGGCCCACGACGGCACGACCACGATGCCGACGGCGCCCTTCGAGAAGTTCGTCTTCGGACGGCACATCTCCCGTTAG
- a CDS encoding LacI family DNA-binding transcriptional regulator, with product MRRAPKRITSFDVAREAGVSQTTVSFVLNDTQGQTIPEETRRRVLDAAKRLDYRPRASARSLAAGRSDVVLLALPGVPISTNLSRFIEQFAGALAEHGLSLVTHLAEGHGRPLPDLCAAVDASAVVSLIPFDEATAEALHRAGAEVVLGAGKQATAELQEIGRIQARHITSLRRENLGYALPGEHSSEWRVQERLRGVAAVCAEQGLAEPIALEVELDAAKAAVAVDQWVRASVTGVCAYNDETAMAVLAGMHLRGLRAPDDLAVIGVGDVAAAQVSIPALSTIGFDYAEQGRESAQAVAALLGIAVGDPAAAVDVLARPRLILRASA from the coding sequence ATGCGACGAGCCCCCAAGCGGATCACCAGCTTTGATGTGGCACGTGAAGCCGGGGTATCGCAGACCACGGTCAGCTTCGTGCTCAACGACACCCAGGGGCAGACCATCCCCGAAGAGACCAGGCGGCGCGTCCTCGACGCGGCCAAGCGGCTCGACTACCGGCCGCGCGCCTCGGCCCGTTCGCTGGCCGCCGGCCGCAGCGACGTGGTGCTGCTGGCGTTGCCGGGAGTGCCGATCTCGACGAACCTCTCCCGCTTCATCGAGCAGTTCGCGGGCGCGCTCGCCGAGCACGGCCTGTCCCTGGTCACGCATCTCGCCGAGGGCCACGGCCGGCCGCTGCCCGATCTCTGCGCCGCGGTGGACGCCTCCGCCGTGGTCAGCCTCATCCCCTTCGACGAGGCCACGGCCGAGGCGCTGCACCGCGCAGGTGCCGAAGTGGTGCTCGGGGCCGGGAAACAGGCCACTGCGGAACTTCAGGAGATCGGACGGATTCAGGCCCGGCATATCACGAGCCTGCGACGCGAAAACCTAGGCTACGCCTTGCCCGGAGAGCACTCGTCCGAGTGGCGCGTGCAGGAACGCCTGCGCGGTGTGGCGGCCGTGTGCGCGGAACAAGGGCTCGCCGAACCGATCGCGCTGGAAGTCGAGTTGGACGCGGCGAAGGCCGCCGTGGCCGTGGATCAGTGGGTCCGCGCGTCGGTGACGGGTGTGTGCGCCTACAACGACGAGACGGCCATGGCGGTGCTCGCCGGAATGCACCTGCGCGGCCTGCGCGCTCCGGACGACCTGGCCGTCATCGGCGTCGGCGACGTCGCCGCGGCGCAGGTGAGCATTCCGGCGCTCAGCACCATCGGCTTCGACTACGCGGAGCAGGGCCGGGAATCGGCCCAAGCCGTCGCGGCCCTGCTGGGCATCGCGGTCGGCGACCCGGCGGCGGCGGTGGACGTCCTGGCGCGCCCCCGACTCATCCTGCGCGCGTCAGCCTGA
- a CDS encoding FAD-dependent oxidoreductase has protein sequence MTDTPITIIGAGLGGLVLARVLHVHGIPATVYEAEASAGTRAQGGQLDIHEHDGQVALEAAGLTEEFRALIREGGQAMRILDARGGALFEEPDDGSGGRPEVLRGDLRRILLDALPEGSVRWGHKVAGVRPLGGGRHELTFADGSSVTTGLLVGADGAWSKIRPLLSDAEPEYVGTTFIETYLYDVDARHPATARAVGEGSMAALTPGKGITAHREANSVLHTYVQLSRPAEWVEAIDFSDAAGAAARVAAEFEGWAPELAALITDGETAPVPRMIHTLPGSYRWERVPGVTLVGDAAHLMPPSGEGANLAMLDGAELGLAIAAHPGDLDAALSAYEEKMFVRSDAAAVDADVLLDLCLGDLAPYGLIEFFTGAQQQSTGADR, from the coding sequence ATGACCGACACCCCGATCACGATCATCGGCGCGGGCCTCGGCGGGCTCGTCCTCGCCCGCGTCCTGCACGTTCACGGCATCCCGGCCACCGTCTACGAGGCGGAGGCCTCGGCCGGCACGCGCGCCCAGGGCGGCCAGCTGGACATCCACGAGCACGACGGGCAGGTCGCGCTCGAGGCGGCCGGGCTCACCGAGGAGTTCCGCGCGCTCATCCGCGAGGGCGGCCAGGCCATGCGCATCCTCGACGCCCGCGGCGGCGCGCTGTTCGAGGAGCCCGACGACGGCAGCGGCGGGCGCCCGGAGGTGCTTCGCGGCGACCTTCGGCGCATTCTGCTCGACGCGCTGCCGGAGGGCAGCGTCCGCTGGGGCCACAAGGTCGCGGGCGTGCGGCCGCTCGGCGGCGGCCGGCACGAACTGACCTTCGCGGACGGCTCGAGCGTCACCACCGGGCTGCTCGTCGGCGCGGACGGCGCCTGGTCGAAGATCAGGCCTCTGCTGTCGGATGCCGAGCCGGAGTACGTCGGCACGACCTTCATCGAGACCTACCTCTACGACGTCGACGCCCGCCATCCCGCCACGGCCCGCGCGGTCGGCGAGGGTTCGATGGCCGCGCTCACCCCGGGCAAGGGCATCACCGCGCACCGCGAGGCGAACAGCGTCCTGCACACATACGTGCAGCTCAGCCGACCTGCCGAATGGGTCGAGGCGATCGATTTCAGCGACGCCGCCGGCGCGGCCGCCCGCGTCGCTGCCGAGTTCGAGGGCTGGGCTCCGGAGCTGGCCGCGCTGATCACCGACGGCGAGACGGCGCCGGTCCCGCGCATGATCCACACCCTGCCGGGCAGCTACCGCTGGGAGCGCGTGCCCGGGGTGACGCTCGTCGGCGACGCCGCGCACCTGATGCCGCCGTCCGGCGAGGGCGCGAACCTCGCGATGCTCGACGGCGCGGAGCTCGGCTTGGCCATCGCCGCGCACCCCGGCGACCTCGATGCGGCACTCAGCGCGTACGAGGAGAAGATGTTCGTGCGCAGCGACGCGGCCGCTGTCGACGCGGACGTGCTCCTGGACCTCTGCCTCGGCGACCTGGCCCCTTATGGGCTGATCGAGTTCTTCACCGGCGCGCAGCAGCAGAGCACGGGGGCGGACCGCTGA
- a CDS encoding TetR/AcrR family transcriptional regulator: MASSEPKAGRSERRTDALSKERIVEAAIELLDAEGESGLTFRALAARLATGSGAIYHHVANKNDLLTAATDDVIARVLAGVVPDEQPRAAIRSVALGMFDAIDLHPWVGTHLAREPWQLALPQILEGLGGPLQALGVPEQAQFDCASALFNYVLGVAGQNAAHARLHADATDRTTFLTSIVARWTRLDPARYPFVHRMAAQLREHDDREQFLAGIDLILDGAGRGQAR, encoded by the coding sequence ATGGCGAGCAGCGAACCGAAGGCCGGAAGATCCGAGCGGCGCACCGACGCGCTCTCCAAGGAGCGCATCGTCGAGGCCGCGATCGAGCTGCTCGACGCCGAAGGCGAGAGCGGGCTGACCTTCCGCGCCCTCGCCGCGCGCCTCGCCACCGGCAGCGGAGCGATCTACCACCACGTCGCCAACAAGAACGACCTGCTCACCGCCGCCACCGACGACGTGATCGCGCGCGTGCTGGCCGGCGTCGTCCCCGACGAGCAGCCGCGCGCGGCGATCCGATCCGTCGCGCTCGGCATGTTCGACGCGATCGACCTCCACCCCTGGGTCGGCACGCACCTGGCCCGCGAGCCCTGGCAGCTCGCGCTCCCGCAGATCCTCGAAGGCCTCGGCGGCCCGCTACAGGCCCTCGGCGTGCCCGAACAGGCGCAGTTCGACTGCGCGTCCGCCCTCTTCAACTACGTCCTCGGCGTCGCCGGACAGAACGCCGCACACGCCCGCCTGCACGCGGACGCCACCGACCGGACGACCTTCCTCACCTCGATCGTCGCGCGCTGGACCCGCCTCGATCCCGCCCGCTACCCCTTCGTCCACCGGATGGCGGCCCAACTGCGCGAGCACGACGACCGCGAGCAGTTCCTCGCCGGCATCGACCTGATCCTGGACGGCGCCGGCCGTGGGCAAGCTCGTTAA
- a CDS encoding cytochrome P450 family protein: MDATSPAVSSADALRLPYRLDPAGGCPHAELARLRELGDVVDVELPGGVPGVAVVGHDALRELLAHPDVAKAPEHFAALRSGQVPEGWPLLAFIATPGLLTADGADHRRLRTLVNRAFTPRRAEGLRPRIVELTARLLDRVAADAADATAAADGTAAEETAVVDLRGVFAEPLPMAVICELLGVDEEYWDEAHALSNRVISTDSTPAEAIAANQSMFQLMTTVVERRTAEPGGDLTSALIGARAEDGDRLSTEELVGTLMTLTVAGNETITHLITNAVRALSAHPDELARVRSGSVGWADVVEETLRWDGPVGFFPFRFPTRDLELGGALIPAGTAVLAGYTAAGRDTAGLGPGAGEFHPAGTSAGHLSFGHGVHFCLGAPLARLEGAIALEQLYTRFPDLAVAVPDDEVPRFGSFVNNGVRSLPVRLGRDAFAEA, from the coding sequence ATGGACGCCACTTCCCCTGCAGTTTCTTCGGCTGACGCACTGCGGCTGCCTTACCGGCTCGATCCGGCGGGCGGGTGTCCGCATGCGGAGTTGGCTCGGCTGCGCGAACTCGGCGACGTGGTGGACGTCGAGCTGCCGGGCGGGGTGCCGGGGGTGGCGGTGGTCGGGCACGATGCGCTGCGGGAGCTGCTGGCGCATCCCGACGTGGCGAAGGCGCCGGAGCACTTTGCGGCGCTGCGGTCGGGGCAGGTGCCGGAGGGGTGGCCGCTGCTGGCTTTCATCGCCACGCCGGGGCTGCTCACCGCGGACGGGGCGGACCACCGCCGACTCCGGACGCTGGTGAACCGGGCGTTCACGCCGCGGCGGGCGGAGGGGCTGCGGCCGCGGATCGTCGAGCTGACGGCGCGTCTGCTCGACCGGGTCGCGGCGGACGCGGCAGATGCGACGGCTGCGGCAGATGGAACGGCTGCGGAGGAAACAGCGGTCGTGGATCTGCGCGGGGTGTTCGCGGAGCCGCTGCCGATGGCGGTGATCTGCGAGCTGCTGGGGGTCGACGAAGAGTACTGGGACGAGGCGCACGCGCTGTCCAACCGGGTGATCAGCACCGATTCCACTCCTGCGGAGGCCATCGCGGCCAATCAGTCGATGTTCCAGCTGATGACGACGGTGGTGGAGCGGCGGACGGCCGAGCCCGGCGGCGACCTGACCAGCGCTCTGATCGGGGCGCGGGCGGAAGACGGGGATCGGCTGAGCACCGAGGAGTTGGTCGGCACGCTGATGACGCTCACGGTGGCCGGGAACGAGACCATCACCCACCTGATCACCAATGCGGTGCGGGCGCTCAGCGCGCACCCGGACGAGCTCGCGCGGGTTCGGAGCGGCTCGGTCGGCTGGGCGGATGTGGTGGAGGAGACGCTGCGCTGGGATGGGCCGGTCGGGTTCTTCCCGTTCCGCTTTCCGACGCGGGACTTGGAGTTGGGCGGCGCGCTCATCCCGGCCGGGACGGCGGTGCTCGCCGGCTACACCGCTGCCGGACGCGATACCGCCGGTCTCGGGCCGGGGGCTGGCGAATTTCACCCGGCCGGCACGAGTGCGGGGCATCTCTCGTTCGGGCACGGGGTGCACTTCTGCCTCGGCGCGCCGCTGGCCCGGCTGGAGGGTGCCATCGCGCTGGAGCAGCTCTATACGCGCTTTCCCGACCTGGCCGTCGCGGTGCCGGACGACGAGGTGCCGCGCTTCGGCAGCTTCGTCAACAACGGAGTGCGCAGTCTGCCGGTCCGGCTGGGGCGGGATGCATTCGCAGAAGCCTGA
- a CDS encoding transglycosylase SLT domain-containing protein has translation MQAALQSAAATPRTFTYQDSTGATQTVSITLPPELIEAEAWQESGWQSQIVACDGGYGTMQIMSATATWMNNRFGTSYDYTTLDGNTQIGSEYLEWLIAWFGEVYYDDDFNLSNQNLLNDVISAYNVGPGDVDPTATGGGIPNPQYVANVEALQQMQPWTAAMNGG, from the coding sequence GTGCAGGCAGCCTTGCAGTCGGCCGCCGCCACGCCCCGCACCTTCACGTATCAGGACTCGACCGGGGCGACGCAGACCGTCTCGATCACGCTGCCGCCCGAGCTGATCGAGGCCGAGGCGTGGCAGGAGAGCGGTTGGCAGTCACAGATCGTCGCGTGCGACGGCGGCTACGGCACGATGCAGATCATGAGCGCCACCGCGACGTGGATGAACAACCGTTTCGGGACCAGCTATGACTACACGACGCTGGATGGCAACACTCAGATCGGATCCGAGTACCTCGAATGGCTGATCGCCTGGTTCGGCGAGGTCTACTACGACGACGATTTCAACCTGAGCAACCAGAACCTGCTCAACGACGTGATCTCCGCGTACAACGTCGGGCCCGGCGACGTGGATCCCACCGCCACCGGCGGCGGGATCCCGAATCCGCAGTACGTGGCCAACGTGGAGGCTCTCCAGCAGATGCAGCCGTGGACCGCCGCGATGAACGGCGGCTGA
- a CDS encoding DUF6228 family protein, which produces MNSTRCAAGRCTRKHGGWSTAVTTWQEAVEQMAALAADVHAFLHEAPISSG; this is translated from the coding sequence ATGAATTCTACGAGGTGTGCAGCCGGTCGGTGCACCCGGAAGCACGGTGGCTGGAGTACAGCGGTCACCACTTGGCAGGAAGCAGTCGAGCAGATGGCCGCACTGGCCGCTGACGTCCACGCCTTCCTGCACGAAGCCCCGATTTCCAGTGGCTGA
- a CDS encoding aldose 1-epimerase family protein: protein MSADAAEPSLAYAVDKMADGAHGAPLIPWPNRLCDGRYSFDGSDYQLALTEPDKHNAIHGLLRWRPWQAVLHEEDRVVMATTLHPMQGYPFTVDVQIEYRLADDGLTVRTTATNAGDRPAPYGCGQHPYLSPGNGTIDACTLTFEAATRIDTDPERQLPTGRVPVKCSPYHFRDGRQIGDLEVDYAFTDLSRDEDGRAWVRLRGSDGATASLWVDSTYPVLEIYTADTNSPDRRRRGLGVEPMTCPPNAFAEGESVLRLEPGESVTTTWGARLDTTG from the coding sequence TTGTCGGCGGATGCGGCGGAGCCTTCGCTGGCCTACGCGGTCGACAAGATGGCCGACGGGGCGCACGGCGCGCCGCTCATCCCGTGGCCCAACCGGCTGTGTGACGGCCGCTACAGCTTCGACGGGTCCGACTATCAGCTTGCGCTGACCGAGCCGGACAAGCACAACGCAATCCACGGGCTGCTGCGCTGGCGCCCTTGGCAGGCCGTGCTGCACGAAGAGGACCGCGTCGTCATGGCCACCACCCTCCACCCCATGCAGGGCTACCCCTTCACCGTGGACGTCCAGATCGAATACCGGCTGGCTGACGACGGCCTCACAGTGCGCACGACGGCGACCAATGCCGGCGACCGGCCCGCGCCGTACGGATGCGGACAGCATCCCTACCTCTCGCCTGGCAACGGCACCATCGACGCGTGCACGCTGACGTTCGAGGCGGCGACCCGTATCGACACCGACCCCGAACGGCAGTTGCCGACGGGCCGCGTCCCGGTGAAGTGCAGCCCGTACCACTTCCGCGACGGCCGGCAGATCGGCGATCTCGAGGTCGACTACGCCTTCACGGACCTCAGCCGCGACGAGGACGGGCGAGCATGGGTGCGACTGCGTGGCAGCGACGGAGCGACGGCGTCGTTGTGGGTGGACTCGACTTATCCCGTTCTTGAGATCTACACGGCGGACACGAACTCCCCGGACCGTCGCCGCCGCGGCCTTGGCGTCGAACCGATGACCTGCCCTCCGAACGCCTTCGCCGAGGGCGAAAGCGTACTCCGGCTGGAGCCGGGCGAATCGGTGACGACGACCTGGGGAGCGCGCCTGGACACTACCGGCTGA
- a CDS encoding DUF1152 domain-containing protein, whose product MVTLRNIPLFTALADSKRVLVAGAGGGFDVYGALPLALALRAAGVEAFLANQSFSPLGLLPLDDWLMPDVAVVTPATGDVSEYFPERTLACWLERNGQPSTVYAFAQTGVQPLREAYTALVDALGLDAIVLVDGGTDILMRGDEDGLGTPAEDMASLAAVAGLRNVPVKLVVSIGFGIDAYHGVNHVQVLENLADLEADGAYLGAFSLPRASQEGQLYLDAVADAQRATPIRPSIVHGQIAAAMTGVCGDAHFTERTRGSKLFVNPLMAMYFAVTVEGLVGRHRYLDRLEQTVTFRQVLLVIEKFRLDVDRRIPRMFPH is encoded by the coding sequence ATGGTGACCCTCCGCAACATTCCGCTGTTCACCGCACTGGCCGACTCCAAGCGCGTCCTCGTCGCAGGCGCGGGCGGCGGATTCGACGTCTACGGCGCCCTGCCGTTGGCGCTCGCGCTTCGAGCGGCCGGAGTGGAGGCGTTCCTTGCGAATCAGTCCTTTTCGCCGCTCGGCCTCCTGCCTCTGGACGACTGGCTCATGCCGGACGTCGCCGTCGTCACCCCGGCGACCGGCGACGTCTCGGAGTACTTCCCGGAGCGGACGCTGGCGTGCTGGCTGGAGCGCAACGGTCAGCCCTCGACGGTCTACGCGTTCGCGCAGACTGGCGTGCAGCCGCTCCGAGAGGCCTACACCGCACTGGTCGACGCCCTCGGCCTAGACGCGATCGTCCTGGTCGACGGCGGAACCGACATCCTGATGCGCGGGGACGAGGACGGTCTGGGCACCCCCGCTGAAGACATGGCAAGCCTCGCGGCCGTTGCCGGGTTGAGGAACGTCCCCGTGAAGCTGGTCGTCAGCATCGGCTTCGGGATCGACGCGTACCACGGCGTCAACCACGTCCAGGTCCTGGAGAATCTCGCCGATCTGGAGGCGGACGGCGCTTACCTCGGCGCTTTCTCCCTTCCACGGGCGTCGCAGGAGGGTCAGCTGTATCTGGATGCTGTCGCGGACGCGCAACGGGCGACGCCGATCCGGCCGTCGATCGTGCACGGACAGATCGCGGCGGCGATGACCGGTGTCTGCGGCGACGCGCACTTCACCGAGCGGACTCGAGGCAGCAAGCTGTTCGTGAACCCCCTCATGGCCATGTACTTCGCGGTGACGGTGGAGGGACTCGTCGGACGGCACCGGTACCTGGACCGTCTGGAGCAGACGGTCACGTTTCGCCAGGTGTTGCTCGTGATCGAAAAGTTCCGCCTCGACGTCGACCGGCGGATTCCGCGGATGTTCCCGCACTGA